The Microcebus murinus isolate Inina chromosome 4, M.murinus_Inina_mat1.0, whole genome shotgun sequence genome has a segment encoding these proteins:
- the SLC22A6 gene encoding solute carrier family 22 member 6 isoform X2, translating to MAFNDLLKQVGGVGRFQLIQVTLAILPLLLMASHNTLQNFTAAIPTHHCRPPAHANLSKDGGLEAWLPRDQRGRLESCLRFTSPQWGPPFPNGTEANGTGATEPCTNGWIYDNSTFPSTIVTEWDLVCSHRALRQMAQSLYMVGVLLGAMLFGYLADRLGRRKVLILNYLQTAVSGTCAAFAPNFPVYCTFRLLSDVEWMPIHTRAYVGTIIGYVYSLGQFLLAGLAYAVPHWRHLQLLVSVPYFAFFIYSWFFIESARWYASSGRLDFTLRALQRVARINGKREEGAKLSMAVLQASLQKELTTGKSQASAIELLRCPTLRRLFLCLSMLWFATSFAYYGLVMDLQGFGVSMYLIQVIFGAVDLPAKLVCFLVINYLGRRPAQMASLLLAGICILVNAVVPQDWSIVRTSLAVLGKGCLAASFNCIFLYTGEVYPTMIRQTGMGMGSTMARVGSIVSPLVSMTAELYPSVPLFIYGAVPVAASAVTAFLPETLGQPLPDTVQDLENRRKGKLRRQEQELQKHMVPLQASAQEKTGLQD from the exons ATGGCCTTCAATGACCTCCTGAAGCAAGTGGGGGGCGTCGGCCGCTTCCAGCTGATCCAGGTCACCCTGGCGATCCTCCCCCTGCTCCTGATGGCCTCCCACAACACCCTGCAGAACTTCACCGCCGCCATCCCCACGCACCACTGCCGCCCGCCTGCCCACGCCAACCTCAGCAAGGATGGGGGCCTGGAGGCCTGGCTGCCCCGGGACCAGCGAGGGCGGCTGGAATCCTGCCTCCGCTTCACCTCCCCCCAGTGGGGGCCGCCCTTTCCAAATGGCACAGAGGCCAATGGCACAGGGGCCACCGAGCCCTGCACCAATGGCTGGATCTACGACAACAGCACCTTCCCGTCCACCATCGTGACTGAG TGGGACCTCGTGTGCTCTCACAGGGCCTTACGCCAGATGGCCCAGTCCTTGTACATGGTGGGGGTGCTGCTCGGAGCCATGCTGTTCGGCTACCTGGCGGACAG gCTGGGCCGCCGGAAGGTACTGATCTTGAACTACCTGCAGACAGCCGTGTCAGGGACCTGCGCAGCCTTCGCACCCAACTTCCCTGTCTACTGCACCTTCCGGCTCCTCTCGG ATGTGGAGTGGATGCCCATCCACACGCGGGCCTATGTGGGCACCATAATTGGCTACGTGTACAGCCTGGGCCAGTTCCTCCTGGCTGGCTTGGCCTATGCTGTGCCTCACTGGCGCCACCTGCAGCTGCTGGTCTCCGTGCCATACTTTGCCTTCTTCATCTACTCCTG GTTCTTCATCGAGTCGGCCCGCTGGTACGCCTCCTCCGGCAGGCTGGACTTCACCCTGAGGGCCCTGCAGAGAGTGGCCAGGATCAATGGGAAGCGGGAAGAAGGGGCCAAGCTAAGTATGGCG GTGCTCCAGGCCAGCCTGCAGAAGGAGCTGACCACGGGCAAAAGCCAGGCTTCGGCCATTGAGCTGCTGCGCTGCCCCACCCTTCGCcgcctcttcctctgcctctccaTGCTGTG GTTTGCCACTAGCTTTGCCTACTATGGGCTTGTCATGGACCTACAGGGCTTTGGAGTCAGCATGTACCTAATCCAGGTGATCTTTGGTGCCGTGGACCTGCCTGCCAAGCTTGTGTGCTTCCTTGTCATCAACTACCTGGGTCGCCGGCCTGCCCAGATGGCCTCACTGCTGCTGGCAGGCATCTGCATCCTGGTCAATGCGGTAGTACCCCAAG ACTGGTCCATTGTCCGAACCTCCCTTGCTGTTCTGGGGAAGGGCTGCCTGGCTGCCTCCTTCAACTGCATCTTCCTGTATACTGGGGAAGTGTACCCCACAATGATCCG GCAGACGGGCATGGGGATGGGCAGCACGATGGCCCGCGTGGGCAGTATCGTGAGCCCGCTGGTGAGCATGACCGCGGAGCTCTACCCATCCGTGCCGCTCTTCATCTACGGCGCCGTCCCCGTGGCCGCAAGCGCCGTCACTGCCTTCTTGCCGGAGACCCTGGGCCAGCCGCTGCCGGACACAGTGCAGGACCTGGAGAACAG GaggaaagggaaactgaggcgaCAGGAACAAGAGCTACAGAAACATATGGTCCCACTCCAGGCCTCAGCACAGGAGAAGACTGGACTCCAGGACTGA
- the SLC22A6 gene encoding solute carrier family 22 member 6 isoform X1, with translation MAFNDLLKQVGGVGRFQLIQVTLAILPLLLMASHNTLQNFTAAIPTHHCRPPAHANLSKDGGLEAWLPRDQRGRLESCLRFTSPQWGPPFPNGTEANGTGATEPCTNGWIYDNSTFPSTIVTEWDLVCSHRALRQMAQSLYMVGVLLGAMLFGYLADRLGRRKVLILNYLQTAVSGTCAAFAPNFPVYCTFRLLSGMSLASISLNCMTLNVEWMPIHTRAYVGTIIGYVYSLGQFLLAGLAYAVPHWRHLQLLVSVPYFAFFIYSWFFIESARWYASSGRLDFTLRALQRVARINGKREEGAKLSMAVLQASLQKELTTGKSQASAIELLRCPTLRRLFLCLSMLWFATSFAYYGLVMDLQGFGVSMYLIQVIFGAVDLPAKLVCFLVINYLGRRPAQMASLLLAGICILVNAVVPQDWSIVRTSLAVLGKGCLAASFNCIFLYTGEVYPTMIRQTGMGMGSTMARVGSIVSPLVSMTAELYPSVPLFIYGAVPVAASAVTAFLPETLGQPLPDTVQDLENRRKGKLRRQEQELQKHMVPLQASAQEKTGLQD, from the exons ATGGCCTTCAATGACCTCCTGAAGCAAGTGGGGGGCGTCGGCCGCTTCCAGCTGATCCAGGTCACCCTGGCGATCCTCCCCCTGCTCCTGATGGCCTCCCACAACACCCTGCAGAACTTCACCGCCGCCATCCCCACGCACCACTGCCGCCCGCCTGCCCACGCCAACCTCAGCAAGGATGGGGGCCTGGAGGCCTGGCTGCCCCGGGACCAGCGAGGGCGGCTGGAATCCTGCCTCCGCTTCACCTCCCCCCAGTGGGGGCCGCCCTTTCCAAATGGCACAGAGGCCAATGGCACAGGGGCCACCGAGCCCTGCACCAATGGCTGGATCTACGACAACAGCACCTTCCCGTCCACCATCGTGACTGAG TGGGACCTCGTGTGCTCTCACAGGGCCTTACGCCAGATGGCCCAGTCCTTGTACATGGTGGGGGTGCTGCTCGGAGCCATGCTGTTCGGCTACCTGGCGGACAG gCTGGGCCGCCGGAAGGTACTGATCTTGAACTACCTGCAGACAGCCGTGTCAGGGACCTGCGCAGCCTTCGCACCCAACTTCCCTGTCTACTGCACCTTCCGGCTCCTCTCGGGCATGTCTCTGGCTAGCATCTCTCTGAACTGCATGACGCTGA ATGTGGAGTGGATGCCCATCCACACGCGGGCCTATGTGGGCACCATAATTGGCTACGTGTACAGCCTGGGCCAGTTCCTCCTGGCTGGCTTGGCCTATGCTGTGCCTCACTGGCGCCACCTGCAGCTGCTGGTCTCCGTGCCATACTTTGCCTTCTTCATCTACTCCTG GTTCTTCATCGAGTCGGCCCGCTGGTACGCCTCCTCCGGCAGGCTGGACTTCACCCTGAGGGCCCTGCAGAGAGTGGCCAGGATCAATGGGAAGCGGGAAGAAGGGGCCAAGCTAAGTATGGCG GTGCTCCAGGCCAGCCTGCAGAAGGAGCTGACCACGGGCAAAAGCCAGGCTTCGGCCATTGAGCTGCTGCGCTGCCCCACCCTTCGCcgcctcttcctctgcctctccaTGCTGTG GTTTGCCACTAGCTTTGCCTACTATGGGCTTGTCATGGACCTACAGGGCTTTGGAGTCAGCATGTACCTAATCCAGGTGATCTTTGGTGCCGTGGACCTGCCTGCCAAGCTTGTGTGCTTCCTTGTCATCAACTACCTGGGTCGCCGGCCTGCCCAGATGGCCTCACTGCTGCTGGCAGGCATCTGCATCCTGGTCAATGCGGTAGTACCCCAAG ACTGGTCCATTGTCCGAACCTCCCTTGCTGTTCTGGGGAAGGGCTGCCTGGCTGCCTCCTTCAACTGCATCTTCCTGTATACTGGGGAAGTGTACCCCACAATGATCCG GCAGACGGGCATGGGGATGGGCAGCACGATGGCCCGCGTGGGCAGTATCGTGAGCCCGCTGGTGAGCATGACCGCGGAGCTCTACCCATCCGTGCCGCTCTTCATCTACGGCGCCGTCCCCGTGGCCGCAAGCGCCGTCACTGCCTTCTTGCCGGAGACCCTGGGCCAGCCGCTGCCGGACACAGTGCAGGACCTGGAGAACAG GaggaaagggaaactgaggcgaCAGGAACAAGAGCTACAGAAACATATGGTCCCACTCCAGGCCTCAGCACAGGAGAAGACTGGACTCCAGGACTGA